A window of Acidimicrobiales bacterium genomic DNA:
CCCGGGAGACGGTCACGCTCGACCACCTGTCCCGCGGGCGGCTGACGTTCGGCGTCGGCCTCGGCGTCAACAGCGGCGGCGAGCTGGGCCGGTTCGGCGAGCCGACCGACGACCGGGCCCGGGCCGCCGTCTACGACGAGGCGCTCCTCCTGCTCCAAGCCCTGTGGAGCGGCGAAGAGGTGAACCACCACGGCGACCACTTCACCGCCGAGGGCGTGACGTTCCTGCCCCGCCCGGTGCAGCAGCCCCGCATCCCGCTGTGGGGTGCGGCCTGGGGCGGCGGCGCCCGGCGGCCGGTGCGGCGAGCGGCCGGGCTCGACGGCCTGTTCCCCGTGAACACCGAGGTCGACCAGCTGCTGCCGATGCTCGACGTGGTCGCGGCCGAGCGCGGCAGCCTCGACGGCTACGACGTGGTGATGGAGGCTCCGCCCGACGCGGACCTCGACCGCTACGAGGCCGCCGGCGTCACGTGGATCATGCGAGGCATCGACGACACCCGCACCGCCGCCGACGTCATCGCCGCCGCGGCCCAGGGCCCCCACGGCCCACCGCTCAGCTAGAACCCCGAAATTGCGAGGGTGACGGCCCCATAGCAGCCACCAGCCTCGCAATTTCGGTTGGGTTCCTACCCCCGGAGGGTCGCCGCGTGGGTGGACTCGACCGCGGTGATGCAGCGGGTGCGGAGGTCGGCCAGCTCCTCGTCGGTGAGGGTGTGGTCGAGGGCCTCCAGGCGGAGGGTGTACGCCAGGCTGCGGCGACCGTCGGCGATGCCGGTGCCCCGGTAGACGTCGAACAGCTTCACCCAGGCCAGCCGGTCGCCGGCGGCCTGGCGCAGCGTCGCCTCGATGTCGGTGGCCGACACCGACTCGTCCACCTCGAACGCCAGGTCGATGTCGCTCGACGGGTAGCGGCTGACCGGCCGGTACTGGGGGTCGCCGTGGGCCAGGTCGAGCAGGGCATCGAGGTCGACCTCGAGCCAGCCGACCCGCTCGCCGATCCCGTGGGCCTCCAGCGACGCCGGGTCGACCTCGCCGACCACCCCGATCTCCGTGTCACCGGAGACGATCCGGGCTGACCGGCTGGGGTGCAGGCCGTCGACCGCGGCGTTCACCAGCTGCAGGCCGGTGACGCCCAGCGACTCCTCGATGGCCCGCCACACCTGCACGGCGGCGGCCGCGTCCTGGCCGCCCAGGGCGACACCGAGGGCCTCGCGCTCGTCGGGCAGCTCCGCCTCGACGCCGGCCGGCGGGCGGCGGAACACGTGGCCGATCTCCCACAGCCGCACGCCCGTGTTGCGCCGGGCCGCGTTGGTGGCCAGCGCCCCCACGAGCCCCGGCAGCAGCGACGTGCGCAGGATCGACTCCTCGGCCACCAGCGGGTTGAGCAGGGCGATGCCGTCGCCGGGCAGGCCGCAGCGCTCCAGCTCGCCGGGGGCGAGGAACGGCAGCGGCAGCGCCTCCGACAGGCCCAGGCCCGCCAGCCGCGCCCGCAGCCGCCGCCGCTGCTGCTGGTGGGGCGTGAGCCGGCCGGTGCGGGGCGACGTCGGCACCGTGCGGCCCAGCTTGGAGTAGCCGTGCATCCGGCCGATCTCCTCGACCACGTCGATCTCGGTGGACGAGTCGTAGCGCCACGAGGGGATCTCGACGTCGAGGTCGCCGTCGACCGGGGTGGACGCGAACCCGATGGGCGCCAGCAGCGACGCCATGTCGTCGACCGACAGGTCGCTGCCCAGGATGCGGTTCACGCGGGCGGTGCGCACCCGGATCGGCGACCGGTCGGGCAGCTCGCCCGTGGCCCGGACCGCACCGGCCTCCGGCTGGGCGCCCGACGGGGCCAGCAGCTCGGCGAACCGGGCGAAGGCCAGGTCGACGACGCCGGGGTCGGCGCCCTTGTCGAAGCGGGCCGAGGCCTCGGAGCGCAGCTTGAGCCGCCGCGACGTCTTGGCGATGGCCAGCGGCAGGAACCACGCCATCTCCAGCAGCACGTCGGTGGTGGCGTCGTCGATCTCGGTGTCGGCGCCGCCCATCACCCCGGCGATGCCGATGGCGGCGTCGGTGGCATCGCAGATGAGCAGGTCGTCGCCCAGGAAGCTGCGCTCGACGCCGTCGAGGGTGACCAGGGTCTCCCCCGCCTTGGCCCGCCGCACCCGGAACCCGGGACCCTGCACCCGCGCCAGGTCGTAGGGGTGGTTGGGCTGGCCCAGCTCCAGCATCACGTAGTTGGAGACGTCGACCACGTTGTTGATGGGCCGCATGCCCATCAGGGTCAGGCGGCGGGCGATCGCGGGGTCGGACGGACCCACCTGCAGGCCCCGCAGGACCCGGGCCACGAAGCTGCCGCACAGGTCGGGGTCGAGGATGTCGACGGTCATGCCCGGCAGCCGCTCGGCCGCCACCTCCTGCACCACGGGCTCCGGCACGGTGAACGGCAGCCCCAGCCGGGCCGCCAGGTCGCGCGCCACCCCCACCACCGACATGGCGTCGGGCCGGTTGGGGTTGATCTCCAGGTCGTAGAGGACGTCCGGGGCGATGCCGAGCGCCTCCGTGAGCGGGGCGCCCAGGGGCAGGTCCGGCGGCAGGATCCAGATGCCGGCGTGGTCGTCGCCCAGACCGATCTCGCGGGCCGAGCACAGCATCCCGTTCGACCACTCGCCCCGCATCTTGCGGCGGGCGATGTCCATGCCGTTCGGCATCGTGGTGCCCAGGGTCGCCAACGGCACCAGGTCGCCGGCGGTCATGTTGAAGGCGCCGCACACGATCTGCAGGGCCTCGCCGTCGCCCAGGTCGACGTCGACCAGGTGGACCTTGTCGGCGTTGGGATGGGGCCGGGTGGCGAGGACCCTGGCCACGACGATGCCGTCGAGCCCCTCGCCGATGCGGTCGATCTCCTCGACGGCCATGCCGAGGTCGCTCATCTCCTCGCCCAGCGCCACCGGGTCGCCCTCGAACGGGGCGAAGTCACGCAGCCACGACAACAGAACCTTCATCGGAGGACCTCGGGATCAGATCTCAGAACTGGGAGAGGAAACGGATGT
This region includes:
- a CDS encoding LLM class flavin-dependent oxidoreductase, which produces MRHAAFLPAFGEFADPVVVVELAAALEAGGWDGLFLWDHLVRPHEPERALVADPWILLAAVATTTSRLRLGPMITPLARRRPQKVARETVTLDHLSRGRLTFGVGLGVNSGGELGRFGEPTDDRARAAVYDEALLLLQALWSGEEVNHHGDHFTAEGVTFLPRPVQQPRIPLWGAAWGGGARRPVRRAAGLDGLFPVNTEVDQLLPMLDVVAAERGSLDGYDVVMEAPPDADLDRYEAAGVTWIMRGIDDTRTAADVIAAAAQGPHGPPLS
- the pheT gene encoding phenylalanine--tRNA ligase subunit beta: MKVLLSWLRDFAPFEGDPVALGEEMSDLGMAVEEIDRIGEGLDGIVVARVLATRPHPNADKVHLVDVDLGDGEALQIVCGAFNMTAGDLVPLATLGTTMPNGMDIARRKMRGEWSNGMLCSAREIGLGDDHAGIWILPPDLPLGAPLTEALGIAPDVLYDLEINPNRPDAMSVVGVARDLAARLGLPFTVPEPVVQEVAAERLPGMTVDILDPDLCGSFVARVLRGLQVGPSDPAIARRLTLMGMRPINNVVDVSNYVMLELGQPNHPYDLARVQGPGFRVRRAKAGETLVTLDGVERSFLGDDLLICDATDAAIGIAGVMGGADTEIDDATTDVLLEMAWFLPLAIAKTSRRLKLRSEASARFDKGADPGVVDLAFARFAELLAPSGAQPEAGAVRATGELPDRSPIRVRTARVNRILGSDLSVDDMASLLAPIGFASTPVDGDLDVEIPSWRYDSSTEIDVVEEIGRMHGYSKLGRTVPTSPRTGRLTPHQQQRRRLRARLAGLGLSEALPLPFLAPGELERCGLPGDGIALLNPLVAEESILRTSLLPGLVGALATNAARRNTGVRLWEIGHVFRRPPAGVEAELPDEREALGVALGGQDAAAAVQVWRAIEESLGVTGLQLVNAAVDGLHPSRSARIVSGDTEIGVVGEVDPASLEAHGIGERVGWLEVDLDALLDLAHGDPQYRPVSRYPSSDIDLAFEVDESVSATDIEATLRQAAGDRLAWVKLFDVYRGTGIADGRRSLAYTLRLEALDHTLTDEELADLRTRCITAVESTHAATLRG